In Archocentrus centrarchus isolate MPI-CPG fArcCen1 chromosome 22, fArcCen1, whole genome shotgun sequence, one DNA window encodes the following:
- the odf3l2a gene encoding outer dense fiber protein 3-like protein 2a: protein MEEVEKKRPIISARERGPGPGRYSLPPTVGYINHDFTKPRSAAYTFHSRMSSAMVSVDSSPGPGYHIDANVTRFGRMETPSYSILGRGSRARNDSFQTPGPGAYSPERAPPLNGHRRPPSHTIGARTRYRSVDAVPAPNSYSLPNVLGHHIPHKPSSASYSFSSRRKVGAPAEDLATTPGPGKYNSTNPDIYHNRQPSFTMQGRTKRPIYSFAIPGPGTYSPERFQLHHPRPPSFTLGIRHSEFVTPLVVNVND from the exons ATGGAGGAAGTGGAGAAGAAACGGCCGATTATCTCTGCTAGAGAAAGAG GCCCAGGCCCTGGACGCTACAGCCTGCCCCCTACAGTTGGATACATCAACCATGACTTCACCAAGCCCAGAAGTGCAGCATATACCTTCCACAGTCGTATGAGCAGTGCCA TGGTCTCTGTAGACTCCAGTCCAGGACCGGGGTACCACATTGACGCAAATGTCACACGGTTTGGCCGCATGGAAACGCCATCTTACTCCATTTTGGGCAGAGGAAGTCGTGCAAGGA ATGACTCATTCCAGACTCCTGGACCCGGGGCCTACAGTCCAGAGAGGGCTCCACCGCTCAATGGCCACCGCAGACCTCCATCACACACTATTGGAGCTCGAACCAGATACCGCTCTGTGGATGCTGTACCAGCACCCAACAG TTACAGTCTTCCTAATGTTCTGGGACATCATATTCCTCACAAACCTTCCAGTGCTAGCTACAGTTTCTCAAGTCGGAGAAAAGTTGGAGCTCCCGCTGAAGATCTCGCTACAACTCCCGGACCAGGAAAGTACAACAGCACCAACCCAGACATTTACCACAACCGTCAACCATCCTTCACCATGCAGGGCAGGACTAAGAGGCCTATTTATTCCTTTGCTATTCCTGGCCCTGGCACCTACAGCCCGGAGAGATTTCAGTTGCACCATCCCAGACCGCCATCCTTTACTCTGGGCATCAGACACTCTGAGTTTGTCACCCCACTTGTGGTGAATgtaaatgactga
- the ebi3 gene encoding interleukin-27 subunit beta: protein MTAAAFGSRYVTVTILMCILGSQALDLLRATGTSENPLSVPKVHCWCSTYPNVAHCTWPEPSHSPPTHYIATYSERHNMTSTKECHLLPPSSSSSGLISTPSSTSEQLWICQLPSLKLLTDYIINITAVHSGRSISHLTSFMLEDIVKPDPPIDVRVSPNNTRNLLVEWSPPPTWTDLAVFPLKYQILYQWENKGARKSVTLGPFEDTKVELKGLNPGRAYLFQVCARELLGLGKCSDWSIPVKTTIPRKRL, encoded by the exons ATGACGGCTGCAGCGTTTGGCAGTAGGTATGTCACTGTTACCATACTGATGTGCATTTTGGGAAGCCAAGCACTGGACCTGCTGAGAGCAACTGGAACATCAGAGA ATCCCCTCTCCGTTCCCAAGGTGCACTGCTGGTGTTCGACCTATCCAAATGTGGCCCATTGTACCTGGCCTGAACCTTCCCACTCCCCTCCAACGCATTACATTGCAACCTATAG TGAGAGACATAATATGACAAGCACCAAGGAATGCCATCTCCTCCCacccagctcttcatcctctggtCTGATCTCGACACCATCATCTACCTCTGAACAG ctctggaTCTGCCAGCTGCCCAGCCTGAAACTTCTTACTGACTACATCATTAACATCACAGCAGTTCATTCTGGAAGAAGCATCTCCCATCTAACAAGCTTCATGTTGGAGGATATAG TGAAACCAGATCCTCCCATAGATGTCCGGGTTTCCCCTAATAACACCAGAAACTTGCTGGTTGAGTGGTCTCCTCCACCTACTTGGACCGACTTGGCAGTCTTCCCCCTAAAATACCAAATACTCTACCAGTGGGAAAACAAGGGTGCACGAAAGTCTGTTACT CTGGGTCCATTTGAGGACACCAAGGTTGAACTGAAAGGCCTTAACCCCGGGAGGGCATACCTGTTTCAGGTGTGTGCTCGGGAGCTGCTTGGTCTGGGCAAGTGCAGTGACTGGAGTATACCAGTGAAGACTACAATTCCAAGAAAAAGATTGTAG